One region of Neorhodopirellula lusitana genomic DNA includes:
- a CDS encoding AAA family ATPase: MSNVLRLALVDPNDASRESLKAILLGMDSIWLEADCSRYEFFPDIVEQTTPDVGVVSLDSNPTNALNLIARITAESPNTALLAASESSDGQQILKAIRAGAREFLTLPMADEELSEALDRISAAKFGGGGDRSRACQVIAVAGATGGVGSTSAAVNLGCVLAEEPRNSVALVDLDIALGDADVFLDAIPDYTLADVVQNIGRLDIQLLKRSLTKHSSGLYLLPRPVELHDVAGIDTESLRKVIGLLKASFTHLIVDLSKTYNALDMVAIESASKVLLITQLDLPCLRNVVRLMMSFDETDGLQEKVEIIVNRAGLDAGQISLKKAKETLGRDIFALLPNDYRTMVEVRNNGVPLITQAPKAALTQAFRDMAARLSGAHGDDAEHEGDDAEAGAANESRWKRFWPGHPKAKS; encoded by the coding sequence ATGAGTAATGTCCTTCGATTGGCCCTCGTCGATCCCAACGACGCTTCGCGCGAATCGCTAAAAGCGATTTTGTTAGGGATGGATTCGATTTGGTTGGAGGCAGACTGTTCACGCTACGAGTTCTTCCCGGACATCGTCGAACAAACGACTCCCGATGTGGGTGTCGTTTCGCTGGACAGCAATCCAACGAACGCATTGAATCTGATTGCCCGTATCACTGCGGAGAGTCCCAACACAGCGTTGTTGGCGGCCAGTGAAAGCAGTGACGGACAACAGATCCTGAAGGCGATTCGCGCGGGAGCACGTGAATTCTTGACGCTGCCGATGGCGGATGAAGAGTTGTCCGAAGCGCTCGATCGCATCAGTGCGGCGAAGTTTGGTGGCGGCGGAGATCGCAGTCGAGCTTGCCAAGTGATCGCGGTGGCGGGGGCAACGGGCGGAGTTGGCTCGACCAGTGCCGCGGTGAACCTGGGTTGCGTGTTGGCCGAAGAGCCACGTAATAGTGTGGCGCTCGTCGACCTTGATATCGCGTTGGGCGATGCGGACGTCTTCTTGGACGCGATCCCGGATTACACGCTCGCCGACGTCGTGCAAAATATTGGCCGACTGGACATTCAGTTGCTCAAACGATCGCTTACCAAACACTCCAGCGGTTTGTACTTGTTGCCGCGTCCGGTGGAACTGCATGACGTTGCCGGCATCGACACGGAAAGTCTGCGCAAGGTGATTGGGTTGTTGAAGGCCTCGTTCACCCACTTGATCGTGGACCTGTCAAAGACCTACAACGCGCTGGATATGGTGGCCATTGAATCCGCCTCGAAGGTGCTGTTGATCACACAGTTGGACCTGCCGTGTTTGCGGAACGTGGTTCGGCTGATGATGAGTTTCGATGAGACCGATGGGTTGCAAGAGAAGGTTGAGATCATTGTGAATCGTGCCGGCTTGGATGCCGGACAAATCAGTCTGAAGAAGGCGAAGGAAACATTGGGACGCGATATCTTTGCGTTATTGCCCAATGATTACCGCACCATGGTGGAAGTTCGTAATAACGGGGTTCCCTTAATCACGCAGGCTCCCAAGGCGGCGCTCACGCAGGCATTCCGAGACATGGCCGCTCGATTAAGCGGTGCACACGGCGACGATGCCGAGCATGAAGGGGATGACGCCGAGGCTGGTGCGGCGAACGAAAGCCGTTGGAAGCGTTTTTGGCCCGGGCATCCCAAAGCCAAGTCCTAA
- a CDS encoding ribonuclease HI, which produces MTQSKRHRNPPTAGDPAFAAMRHLATAQEAISNAMDDDVVVSPPSDNLASLLLVVSAQSTTLTDGRWQFAIETADGQPVLEADDCEPGDLNRLTLLAAVRGLESIDGSSSVTLLSHNRYLIRSLTDSLPRWRRSDFVWDHFGRRVEVQHADLWRRIDRTLEIHEVQACLLTARVVSRTSDRPIAPVNIEESRSPDSARWGDNTGSDSSSQLRVDPAQPGISSPPNHARSGNSATHHASLSSNGSINGPLKGTNRLRDWVLRSAVDTSHRAQQIAMMRQRVDNRSNR; this is translated from the coding sequence ATGACGCAATCCAAACGCCATCGGAACCCGCCAACGGCGGGGGATCCCGCCTTCGCCGCAATGCGACATTTAGCCACGGCCCAAGAGGCAATTTCAAACGCTATGGATGACGATGTTGTCGTGTCGCCCCCCAGCGACAACTTGGCGTCGTTGCTGTTGGTGGTATCCGCTCAAAGCACGACTTTAACGGATGGCCGCTGGCAATTCGCGATCGAAACCGCTGACGGCCAGCCCGTCTTGGAAGCGGATGATTGTGAGCCAGGAGACTTGAATCGCCTGACCCTGTTAGCCGCCGTCCGGGGGCTAGAGTCCATAGATGGATCTTCCAGCGTGACACTGCTTTCCCACAACCGCTACTTGATTCGTTCATTAACGGATTCGTTGCCGCGATGGCGTCGCAGCGACTTCGTTTGGGATCACTTTGGCCGTCGCGTGGAAGTGCAGCACGCCGACTTGTGGCGTCGAATCGACCGAACGCTGGAAATTCACGAAGTGCAAGCGTGTCTGTTGACCGCCCGCGTGGTCAGTCGAACCAGCGACCGACCGATCGCACCGGTGAATATCGAGGAATCCCGCTCGCCGGATTCGGCCCGCTGGGGCGATAACACCGGTTCCGACTCGAGTTCGCAACTGCGGGTTGACCCTGCCCAGCCGGGAATTTCGTCTCCACCGAATCACGCCCGCAGTGGCAACTCAGCGACTCACCACGCATCTCTGTCCTCCAACGGATCTATCAATGGTCCGCTTAAAGGGACAAATCGACTTCGAGACTGGGTTTTGCGGTCAGCGGTCGATACCAGTCATCGGGCACAACAGATTGCCATGATGCGACAGCGAGTGGACAACCGGTCCAACCGCTAA
- a CDS encoding dual specificity protein phosphatase family protein: protein MKQPTFWNRAYAKGVFYPTLWWNMLLGRVLKVRNWWDFIDDHVIVGARPFARDVAGLKAAGVGAVVNTCEEYAGPVVEYGEHGIVQLHIPTTDFTAPSLADVETAVQFVQEHVERGEVVYIHCKAGRARSATVALCWLVAHRGMSADEAQALLLAKRPHIHPRLPARQVVQDFVAAHS, encoded by the coding sequence ATGAAGCAACCAACGTTTTGGAATCGGGCCTACGCCAAAGGTGTTTTCTATCCCACGTTGTGGTGGAACATGTTGCTGGGGCGTGTCTTAAAAGTCCGCAATTGGTGGGACTTCATTGATGATCACGTGATCGTGGGTGCTCGCCCTTTCGCCCGTGATGTGGCTGGTTTGAAGGCTGCCGGTGTGGGGGCGGTAGTGAATACGTGCGAGGAATACGCGGGGCCGGTGGTTGAGTATGGCGAGCATGGAATCGTGCAGTTGCATATTCCCACGACTGACTTCACGGCACCTTCTTTAGCGGATGTTGAAACGGCGGTGCAGTTCGTGCAAGAGCATGTGGAGCGCGGCGAGGTCGTTTACATTCATTGCAAAGCGGGGCGCGCTCGCAGTGCAACGGTCGCGTTATGCTGGCTGGTTGCTCACCGAGGCATGTCTGCGGACGAGGCTCAAGCGTTGCTGTTGGCAAAGCGGCCGCACATTCATCCGAGACTTCCAGCCCGGCAAGTCGTGCAAGACTTTGTTGCGGCCCATTCGTAA
- the panC gene encoding pantoate--beta-alanine ligase, whose amino-acid sequence MQKFSSVDSIRTWTRQYTIAGRRVGLVPTMGALHEGHLSLVRQAKQECDVCVATIFVNPTQFAPTEDLSRYPRPLERDLELLRAEGADGVFLPDEAIMYPEGFGTYVMPPPVGLPLEGQSRPEHFRGVTTVVMKLFQIVGPDAVFFGRKDFQQLRVIEDMTCDLNVPVRIVPCDIVRDPDGLAMSSRNRYLSADERQRALSLSRALHLVEELVSGGERSVAILESAMKSELKACDSVDYAVVVDAKTLQPIECVGHAGAKSVALLAARLGNTRLIDNRVL is encoded by the coding sequence ATGCAAAAATTCTCTAGCGTTGATTCGATCCGCACCTGGACTCGCCAATACACGATCGCTGGCCGACGTGTCGGTCTGGTCCCTACGATGGGCGCTTTGCACGAAGGTCACCTTTCCCTCGTTCGACAAGCGAAGCAGGAATGCGATGTTTGCGTGGCGACCATCTTCGTCAATCCAACTCAGTTTGCACCGACGGAGGACTTGAGTCGGTACCCGCGTCCGCTGGAACGGGACTTGGAACTGTTGCGAGCCGAAGGCGCCGACGGTGTCTTCTTGCCCGACGAAGCGATAATGTATCCCGAGGGTTTCGGGACCTACGTGATGCCGCCGCCGGTGGGATTGCCGTTGGAAGGACAGTCACGTCCGGAGCATTTTCGCGGGGTCACCACGGTTGTGATGAAGTTGTTTCAAATCGTGGGGCCCGACGCTGTGTTCTTTGGCCGCAAGGATTTTCAACAACTGCGTGTGATCGAAGACATGACGTGTGATCTCAATGTTCCGGTCCGAATCGTGCCGTGTGACATTGTCCGTGATCCGGACGGGTTGGCGATGAGTAGTCGGAATCGTTACTTGTCTGCTGACGAGCGTCAGCGAGCTCTTTCGCTGTCGCGAGCATTGCATCTTGTGGAAGAGCTGGTGTCCGGCGGCGAGCGATCGGTCGCGATCCTGGAATCGGCGATGAAGTCAGAACTGAAGGCATGTGATTCGGTCGACTATGCCGTTGTGGTTGACGCGAAGACCCTACAGCCGATTGAGTGCGTTGGGCATGCTGGTGCGAAATCAGTGGCATTGCTTGCGGCACGTTTGGGCAATACCCGTTTGATTGACAACCGAGTCTTATGA
- a CDS encoding tetratricopeptide repeat protein — MSVDPQEMLLRRAAMLMEQRRFEAAQSELRRVLAENPEHTYAHALLSLALAQDDRIGDDARTEEHRDMLRDSTHHAQQAIASDPNDAIGYYALAVSWHKRDDFDAAIEAGNTAIGLDPYDADAYAIVAASLSRLRRYDETLETVERGLAVDPEHGGCSNLRSLALERLGRGEDAIASAEAQLKRNPDDSTAHAAVGFAHLNRGEHKQAQLAFREALRLDPTDEFARSGMIEAINTGNIFYRTLHRYFVWIGRLNPQTALMIMVGLWLLVNNMDSIAERVPFIAPYTTAITMTYILFALTTWIAKPLMDMLLRLHPFGRHLLNGPERLTSNLIGVLMAFAALSFVAGIALSSINVGMAGVVYCFLLAVFVVATMRMPTKKLKIGVGIASGIVAMMPWIGAIPLFIYGSLGIQFGSQMLASRTQRPF, encoded by the coding sequence ATGTCGGTTGATCCCCAAGAGATGCTGCTTCGCCGAGCGGCGATGTTAATGGAGCAGCGGCGGTTCGAAGCGGCTCAGTCGGAACTTCGGCGGGTGTTGGCGGAGAATCCTGAACACACCTACGCACACGCATTGTTGTCGCTGGCGCTGGCCCAGGACGATCGGATTGGCGATGACGCGCGGACCGAAGAGCACCGTGACATGTTGCGGGACTCGACGCATCATGCCCAGCAGGCGATCGCGAGTGATCCCAACGATGCGATCGGGTATTACGCCTTGGCGGTATCGTGGCATAAACGGGATGACTTTGACGCTGCGATTGAAGCGGGTAACACCGCGATTGGATTGGATCCGTACGACGCGGACGCTTACGCGATCGTGGCAGCGTCGCTTTCTCGGTTGCGACGCTATGACGAAACTCTGGAAACGGTGGAACGTGGCTTAGCGGTTGATCCAGAGCATGGTGGCTGCAGCAATCTTCGTAGCTTGGCGTTGGAACGACTGGGTCGTGGTGAGGATGCGATCGCATCCGCGGAAGCTCAGCTGAAACGGAATCCTGACGACTCAACTGCTCATGCGGCCGTCGGGTTTGCGCATTTGAATCGGGGTGAACACAAACAGGCTCAACTCGCTTTCCGCGAGGCGTTGCGACTTGATCCCACGGACGAATTTGCACGCAGCGGAATGATCGAAGCCATCAATACGGGGAACATCTTTTACCGCACGCTGCACCGATACTTTGTGTGGATAGGCCGTCTGAATCCACAGACCGCATTGATGATCATGGTGGGACTGTGGTTGTTGGTTAATAATATGGACTCGATTGCCGAGCGGGTGCCATTCATTGCACCGTACACGACCGCGATCACGATGACTTACATCCTGTTCGCGTTGACGACATGGATCGCCAAACCGCTGATGGACATGCTACTTAGGCTGCATCCGTTTGGCCGACATCTACTGAACGGTCCTGAACGGTTGACTTCCAATTTGATTGGAGTCCTGATGGCGTTCGCCGCGCTTAGTTTTGTTGCGGGGATCGCGCTCAGTAGTATCAACGTGGGGATGGCCGGCGTGGTGTATTGTTTCTTGTTGGCGGTCTTCGTTGTTGCGACGATGCGGATGCCAACAAAAAAGTTGAAGATTGGCGTTGGCATTGCGTCCGGGATTGTGGCGATGATGCCATGGATTGGAGCGATTCCCCTGTTCATCTACGGAAGTTTGGGCATTCAGTTTGGCAGTCAGATGTTGGCCAGTCGCACCCAACGACCCTTTTAG
- a CDS encoding AAA family ATPase yields the protein MDPNQIAIDALKGAVAASPGNLELVRQLVELMMGIGRDDEAEEQAKAALTRFPDRRGMKRLMAEVFFRRGKDSHAAVIVETLLAESGDDADALLLQCRLQQRRGDIHGAVATYREAVDQDEGSRDLELESLLGLRDFDPSESEAIPEALGGPFGGSSDDGDEDDEDSSVLPALENNLSDGFESVGGMESVKEQIRLKILYPLQHAEMYAAYGKKIGGGILLYGPPGCGKTHLARATAGEVGAGFLSVGINDVLDMWVGNSEKNLHSIFDKARRSKPCVLFFDEVDALGASRSDMRRSGGRQMINQFLSELDGVEANNEGVLILAATNTPWHLDSAFRRPGRFDRVIFVPPPDAAGREAVLKIHLQGKPTDSVDYGKVAAKTDGFSGADLKSVIDVCVEQKLTDAIASGMPKPIVTKDLLAAAKTIRPSVKEWFSTARNHALYANEGGAYDEVLDYLKVKR from the coding sequence ATGGATCCAAACCAGATCGCGATTGACGCACTTAAGGGAGCCGTAGCGGCTTCGCCCGGGAACCTAGAATTGGTGCGTCAATTGGTTGAATTGATGATGGGAATTGGCCGTGACGACGAGGCCGAAGAACAGGCCAAGGCGGCATTAACGCGGTTTCCAGATCGACGGGGCATGAAGCGGTTGATGGCGGAGGTTTTCTTCCGTCGTGGCAAGGACTCGCATGCTGCCGTGATTGTCGAAACGTTGTTGGCGGAATCGGGTGACGATGCCGACGCATTGTTGTTGCAGTGCCGCTTGCAGCAACGCCGCGGAGACATTCACGGTGCGGTGGCGACATACCGAGAGGCTGTGGACCAGGATGAAGGTTCGCGTGATTTGGAACTGGAAAGTTTGCTTGGACTACGCGATTTTGATCCAAGTGAATCTGAGGCGATCCCGGAAGCGTTGGGAGGACCGTTCGGGGGGAGTTCTGACGACGGGGATGAGGACGACGAAGACTCGTCGGTGTTGCCGGCTTTGGAGAACAATCTGTCGGACGGTTTTGAATCGGTCGGCGGGATGGAATCGGTCAAGGAACAGATTCGGCTGAAGATTCTGTACCCGTTACAGCATGCCGAAATGTACGCTGCCTACGGCAAGAAAATCGGTGGTGGGATTCTGCTCTACGGGCCGCCGGGATGTGGGAAGACGCATCTTGCTCGTGCGACCGCTGGCGAAGTGGGGGCTGGATTCTTGTCCGTGGGCATCAACGATGTTTTGGATATGTGGGTCGGCAATAGCGAGAAGAACCTGCACTCCATCTTTGACAAGGCTCGTCGCAGCAAGCCGTGTGTTTTGTTCTTTGACGAAGTGGACGCGTTGGGCGCCAGTCGCAGCGATATGCGGCGCAGCGGTGGTCGGCAGATGATCAATCAGTTCCTGAGTGAACTGGACGGTGTGGAGGCGAATAATGAGGGCGTGTTAATCTTGGCGGCGACGAACACGCCATGGCACCTGGACAGCGCTTTTCGTCGCCCCGGTCGTTTTGATCGCGTCATCTTTGTGCCTCCACCGGATGCTGCGGGCCGCGAGGCGGTGCTAAAGATTCATCTGCAAGGGAAGCCGACCGATTCGGTTGACTACGGCAAAGTCGCCGCCAAAACGGATGGCTTTTCAGGTGCTGATTTAAAATCGGTGATCGATGTTTGCGTGGAACAAAAACTAACTGACGCGATTGCTTCGGGAATGCCCAAGCCCATCGTGACAAAGGATTTGCTGGCCGCTGCCAAGACGATCCGACCGTCGGTCAAAGAGTGGTTCTCGACAGCTCGCAACCACGCTTTGTACGCCAATGAAGGCGGCGCGTACGATGAAGTTTTGGATTACCTGAAGGTGAAACGCTGA
- a CDS encoding DUF1559 domain-containing protein, with amino-acid sequence MSSKTLSRDAFTLVELLVVIAIIGVLVGLLLPAVQAAREAARRMSCSNNFKQLGLAMHNYHSAYKQLPMHGGGTLQGTSRNFDRPSAAANQMRLSMLVGLTPFMEQQAIWETISNPYDNQFATSHIGSFVAPSSTLNNWTRENTSRDFNSMGPATDYAEYDPWVTSIPGLRCPSDPGTGLPSMGRTNYAACVGDSVKDQQWGNRTVTLEISDVDPTKGSSWWGTPRGARAAHRGFFALHQTPRFRDVLDGLANTIAMGEIATDLGDNDARTVFMTVTGVGESAIRQNPSACANAKDAERPQFWDTNKGTVGSSVSAGRGYRWASSYQRFTSMTTILPPNREICAEHTKNHNRDGVYPPSSRHQGGCHILMGDGAVKFITDSIEAGTSTAESIWYSNNPGQGSPYGLWGSLGTRASKEVISEEF; translated from the coding sequence ATGAGTTCCAAAACTTTGTCTCGCGATGCTTTTACGCTCGTCGAACTGTTGGTCGTGATAGCCATCATTGGTGTGTTGGTCGGCTTGCTCTTACCAGCCGTCCAAGCCGCTCGCGAAGCGGCTCGCCGCATGAGCTGCAGCAACAACTTCAAGCAACTCGGCTTGGCCATGCACAACTACCACAGTGCCTACAAACAACTTCCGATGCACGGAGGCGGCACCCTGCAGGGCACGTCGCGAAACTTTGATCGCCCGTCCGCCGCAGCGAACCAAATGCGTCTTAGCATGTTGGTGGGGCTGACTCCGTTCATGGAACAACAAGCGATTTGGGAAACCATCTCCAATCCATACGACAATCAATTCGCAACGTCACACATTGGCTCTTTCGTCGCACCTTCCTCAACCTTGAACAATTGGACCCGCGAGAACACTTCACGCGACTTCAATTCGATGGGGCCTGCAACGGACTACGCCGAGTACGATCCTTGGGTTACTTCCATTCCTGGACTTCGTTGCCCCAGTGATCCCGGTACCGGACTTCCCTCCATGGGACGAACCAACTACGCCGCCTGCGTCGGTGACTCAGTCAAAGACCAGCAGTGGGGCAACCGCACCGTCACCCTCGAAATTTCGGATGTTGACCCCACCAAAGGATCAAGTTGGTGGGGCACCCCACGCGGCGCTCGCGCAGCACATCGTGGTTTCTTTGCACTTCACCAAACGCCCCGATTCCGAGACGTTCTGGACGGCCTCGCCAACACCATCGCGATGGGCGAGATCGCTACGGACCTAGGTGACAATGATGCCAGAACCGTCTTCATGACAGTCACCGGTGTGGGTGAATCCGCGATTCGTCAAAATCCATCTGCCTGTGCCAACGCAAAGGACGCCGAACGTCCTCAGTTCTGGGACACCAACAAGGGCACCGTCGGCTCCTCGGTTTCCGCGGGCCGCGGCTACCGCTGGGCCAGTTCGTATCAGCGATTCACAAGCATGACGACGATCTTGCCCCCCAACCGTGAAATTTGTGCCGAACACACCAAAAACCACAACCGTGATGGTGTTTACCCACCCTCCAGCCGACACCAAGGCGGTTGCCACATTCTGATGGGGGACGGCGCCGTGAAGTTCATCACGGACTCGATTGAGGCCGGCACTTCGACCGCCGAATCAATCTGGTACAGCAACAATCCTGGACAGGGCAGTCCTTACGGGCTCTGGGGATCACTCGGTACCCGAGCATCCAAAGAAGTGATTTCAGAGGAGTTCTAG
- the glgB gene encoding 1,4-alpha-glucan branching protein GlgB: MNTELSLSSIQSLLDGNLADPGSLLGPHPISYCGNEATAIRVFQPNAQSMWVVDSNSGSKRPMRRVHPEGIFEAICDETPENQYRVEMIDKAGETVQTTDPYSVPSIFSDFDRYLLGEGRHHDMYERLGAQLRTVDGVVGVNFSVWAPNARAVQVVGEFNSWDGRHTVMQRIPDLGIWELFVPGAKVGQRYKFRIQTEEGRWIDKCDPLAFASELPPLTANIISDISSYTWSDDDWMQQRAEFDPMHAPMNVYEVHLGSWQKGPGRTHGWLSYRDLAARLVDYCHRMNFTHIELMPISEHPFSGSWGYQSVGYFAPTSRHGSPDDFMFFVDHLHQNGIGILIDWVPAHFPKDDHGLRRFDGSALYEHADPRQGEHPDWGTMIFNYGRNEVKNFLISNALFWLDKYHIDGLRVDAVASMLYLDYSRENGEWVPNRYGGRENLEAIDFFREFNDAVHTNHPGVVTAAEESTAWPGVSRSTKDGGLGFDYKWNMGWMNDTLRYMRNEPIHRQFHQNELTFSMIYAFTENFMLPLSHDEVVHGKGSLISQMPGDMWQKFANLRLLYSYMWTHPGKKLLFMGGELAQWNEWNDDDGPQWELLDFATHRGIQQLVADLNKLVVENPALHHFDFSGDGFEWIDCQNAQDSTLVYIRKGTADHAPILVCSNFTPVPREDYRIGVPESGYWKEVFNSDSEAYGGSNVGNYPGCETTGVGHHGRDDSILVTLPPLGTSIFRLEQ; encoded by the coding sequence ATGAACACCGAACTTTCCCTTTCTAGCATTCAGTCGCTTCTGGACGGCAACTTGGCTGACCCGGGTAGTTTGCTTGGTCCACACCCGATCAGCTATTGTGGTAACGAGGCCACTGCGATTCGAGTTTTCCAGCCCAACGCCCAGTCGATGTGGGTGGTGGATTCGAACAGTGGTTCCAAGCGTCCGATGCGACGTGTTCACCCGGAAGGCATCTTCGAGGCCATCTGCGACGAGACTCCTGAGAACCAATACCGAGTTGAAATGATTGACAAAGCAGGCGAAACCGTTCAGACCACTGATCCTTATTCGGTGCCCAGCATCTTCAGTGATTTCGATCGCTACCTGCTCGGCGAAGGACGTCACCATGACATGTACGAGCGACTTGGTGCTCAGCTTCGCACGGTTGATGGCGTAGTCGGGGTCAACTTTTCGGTTTGGGCTCCCAATGCCCGCGCTGTTCAGGTGGTTGGTGAGTTCAACAGTTGGGATGGTCGGCACACCGTGATGCAACGGATTCCTGACCTTGGGATTTGGGAGCTATTCGTCCCTGGCGCGAAAGTCGGCCAACGATACAAGTTCCGTATTCAAACCGAAGAAGGTCGCTGGATCGATAAGTGCGATCCGCTTGCGTTCGCATCCGAATTGCCGCCTCTGACCGCCAACATCATCTCGGACATCAGCTCTTATACCTGGAGCGATGATGATTGGATGCAACAGCGTGCGGAGTTCGATCCGATGCACGCACCGATGAACGTTTACGAAGTTCACTTGGGCAGTTGGCAAAAGGGTCCAGGTCGCACACATGGTTGGTTGAGCTATCGTGATTTAGCGGCACGGTTGGTGGACTATTGCCACCGCATGAATTTCACACACATTGAATTGATGCCGATCAGCGAACACCCTTTCTCGGGTTCGTGGGGTTATCAAAGCGTTGGCTACTTCGCACCGACCAGTCGTCACGGCAGCCCCGATGATTTCATGTTCTTCGTCGATCACCTGCACCAGAACGGGATCGGCATCTTGATCGATTGGGTACCTGCCCACTTCCCCAAAGACGATCATGGCTTGCGACGCTTTGATGGTTCGGCTCTGTACGAGCACGCTGACCCTCGCCAGGGCGAGCACCCTGACTGGGGAACGATGATCTTCAATTACGGTCGCAACGAAGTTAAGAACTTCTTGATCTCCAACGCTTTGTTCTGGTTGGATAAGTATCACATTGACGGACTTCGCGTGGACGCGGTCGCATCGATGCTTTACCTGGATTACAGCCGCGAAAACGGCGAGTGGGTACCTAACCGATACGGCGGCCGCGAAAACCTGGAAGCGATCGATTTCTTCCGCGAGTTCAATGACGCGGTTCACACCAATCACCCCGGTGTGGTCACCGCAGCGGAAGAGTCAACAGCGTGGCCAGGTGTCTCGCGATCGACCAAAGACGGCGGACTTGGGTTCGATTACAAGTGGAACATGGGATGGATGAACGACACGCTTCGTTATATGCGAAATGAGCCGATTCATCGTCAGTTCCACCAAAACGAACTGACGTTCAGCATGATTTATGCTTTCACCGAAAACTTCATGCTGCCGCTGTCGCACGACGAAGTCGTGCACGGTAAGGGCTCGCTGATCAGTCAAATGCCGGGGGACATGTGGCAAAAGTTTGCGAACCTGCGATTGCTTTACAGTTACATGTGGACTCACCCGGGTAAGAAATTGCTCTTCATGGGTGGCGAGCTGGCTCAGTGGAACGAGTGGAACGATGATGACGGCCCACAATGGGAATTGCTCGATTTCGCAACGCACCGTGGAATCCAGCAATTGGTTGCGGACCTGAATAAGTTGGTTGTTGAGAACCCAGCACTGCACCACTTCGATTTTAGTGGGGATGGTTTCGAGTGGATTGATTGCCAAAACGCTCAAGACAGCACGCTGGTTTACATCCGCAAAGGGACGGCCGATCACGCTCCAATCTTGGTGTGCAGCAACTTTACGCCGGTTCCGCGTGAAGACTACCGCATCGGTGTTCCAGAATCGGGTTATTGGAAAGAGGTTTTCAACAGCGACAGCGAAGCCTACGGCGGATCAAATGTTGGCAACTATCCCGGGTGTGAAACCACTGGTGTTGGCCACCACGGGCGGGATGACAGCATCCTGGTGACGTTGCCACCGTTGGGAACTTCGATTTTCCGACTAGAACAATAG
- a CDS encoding bifunctional nuclease family protein encodes MSVQMQLARIIISELTDNQVIYLKEVDGDRQFPIMIGIFEATNIDRRVKNDYVPPRPLTHDLIVAVAEALDATVEQVVISDLSEHTYFAQLHLRSSSGEVIEVDARPSDAIAVAVTFDPPLPIYVSEEVLSDATGKANDSDDEVI; translated from the coding sequence ATGAGCGTCCAAATGCAGCTCGCTCGGATCATTATTTCCGAGTTGACTGACAACCAAGTTATCTACTTGAAAGAAGTGGATGGTGATCGGCAGTTTCCGATCATGATCGGCATTTTCGAGGCAACGAATATCGATCGCCGGGTGAAGAACGATTACGTTCCGCCTCGTCCGTTGACGCATGACTTGATTGTGGCAGTCGCTGAAGCACTCGACGCGACCGTCGAACAGGTGGTCATTAGCGACCTGTCCGAACACACGTATTTTGCACAACTGCATTTGCGTTCATCGTCGGGGGAAGTGATTGAGGTAGACGCTCGTCCGAGTGATGCGATTGCGGTGGCGGTGACGTTTGATCCTCCGTTGCCCATCTATGTTTCGGAGGAAGTTCTCAGCGATGCGACTGGGAAAGCCAATGATTCCGACGACGAAGTTATTTGA